Part of the Nostoc sp. ATCC 53789 genome, TTTATCACAAGGCGTTGAGAGAAGAATTTCTAATGCGCGAGATACCTCACAAGTTTGAGCATCCAGTAAAAGTAAACTACAAAGGTCGTCCAGTCGGCGAGGGCAAATTAGATTTTTTGGTTGGAGACTCTCTAATTGTTGAATTGAAAGCTGTCCAAAACTTAATCCCCATTCACGAAGCCCAAGTCCTCTCGTACCTTAAAATGACTCATTACCCTCTAGCTCTTCTCATCAACTTTAACGTCCCTCTCCTCAAAGACGGCATCAAACGCATCATACTCTCTTCTTAATCTTCTTCGCGCCCTTTGCGTCCTTTGCGGTTCGTTCTCCAAATCCCATGAAACACCAAACAACCTCCCCTTGGAAATTCATCCCCACCCTATATTTCACCTCCGGCATCCCTTACATTATCATCAACACAGTTTCCGTAATCTTTTACAAAAAACTCGGAATCGATAACGCCCAAATTGCCCTTTGGACAAGCTTCCTCTATCTACCTTGGGTCATCAAAATGTTTTGGGGGCCAATTGTTGATACTTACTCTAGCAAACGTAAATGGATACTTTATACCCAATTTGCCATGTTCTGCTGCTTGGGTTTGATAGCCTTCTCCTTACAACTGCCAAATTTCTTTTTCATCTCCCTCGCAACATTAACAATAGGAGCATTTATTTCTGCAACTTATGACATTGCCACAGATGGCTTCTACCTCCTCGCTTTATCTCCAGAACAACAAGCCTTCTTTGTCGGCATTCGCTCACTATCTTATAGAATGGCTGTTATCTTCGGTTCTGGAATATTAGTAGTCTTAGCAGGTCAGCTTGAAGTATCTCTCAACAACATTCCTTTAAGTTGGACTATTGCTATTGGATTCTCAGCTTTAATTTTAGCAATCCTGTTTATTTCCCATCGCCTATTTTTACCATTACCGGAATCAGATAATCAACGGCAAATACAAGTTAGAGAAAAGATACCATTTTGGTCAATTATTAGCTCATATTTTGCTCAAGATAAAATTATCAGTATTTTAGCCTTTATCTTGCTCTACAGATTTGGCGAAGCGATGCTTGTCAAGATAGCCTCTTTGTTTTTATTGGACAAACCAGAAGTAGGAGGCTTAGGGCTTTCAACGTCAGATGTCGGGCTAGTATACGGTACTTTTGGGGTAATATCCCTGATTTGTGGAGGAATTTTAGGAGGCTTGCTAATTTCAAAATATGGATTAAAAAAGTGTCTATTTCCTATGGCTTTGGCATTAAACTTGCCTGATATATTTTATGTATATATGGCTTATGCTAAACCTTCGTTAAAATTAATATATCCTTTGGTTTCATTAGAACAATTTGGCTATGGTTTTGGATTTACGGCTTTTAGTGTTTATCTAATGTATATTTCCCAAGGCGAATATAAAACTTCTCATTTTGCCATATCCACTGGCATTATGGCTTTAGGAATGATGCTACCTGGATTAGTTAGCGGTTATCTCCAAAAGTCTTTTGGCTATCCATTATTTTTTCTCTTGGTTTGTTTGTTTACTATTCCTGGGATGATTGCCATCTTTTTTATTCCTTTAAAGGAAGAATTGAAGCGTCAAAATAATTAATATTGTTACAAATCTATAGCAATCTTAAATGAGTTATGAAAAATAGAATTTTAATCGAACCACAGAGGCGCAGAGAACACAGAGAGATAAGAAATGGAGATTTTAAAAGATGATTTAGGACTGCTATATGACTTATGTTTTGGGGGTAGATGGCGGTGGTAGCAAGACTGTTTGTGTCTTGATGGATGATTTGCGTCAAGTGCTAGGTTACGGTGAAGCAGGCCCATCTAATTATCAAAGTATAGGTATTGAAGCAACTTTAAAATCTATCAAATCAGCAATTAAGAATGCTGTTGAGGCAGCAACAATTATAAATACCCTGAAGATTGACGCGATATGCCTGGGTTTAGCGGGTGTCGGTCGTGCAGCAGATATTGAAGTAGTAAAAGGTTTAGTTGAAGAGTTACAAAATCACAAATCTCTGCCTGTAATTTGGGCATTACAACCAGAGAATATTGTAATTTGTAATGATGCTTTAATTGCTTTAGTTGGTGGAATTGGCCAGCCTGTAGGAATTGTGGTTGCAGTAGGTACTGGTTCGATAGTTTTCGGACGAAATCATGAAGGACATACGAAACGGGTCGGTGGCTGGGGTTATATTTTAGGAGATGAAGGTAGCGCCTATAAAATTGCGATCGCAGGCATGAATGCAGCATTAAAATCTTATGATGGGCGAGAAATATCAACGAGTTTGATAGAGGGTTTCAAACAGCATCTTGATTTAGAAAGTATAGAAGATTTAATAGAAGTAGTATATCGCCGAGAATGGGGAGTCAAACAGATAGCTGCTT contains:
- a CDS encoding GxxExxY protein translates to MRQPSGQVENLAYRVIGAAIEVHQVLGAGFLEEVYHKALREEFLMREIPHKFEHPVKVNYKGRPVGEGKLDFLVGDSLIVELKAVQNLIPIHEAQVLSYLKMTHYPLALLINFNVPLLKDGIKRIILSS
- a CDS encoding MFS transporter; the encoded protein is MKHQTTSPWKFIPTLYFTSGIPYIIINTVSVIFYKKLGIDNAQIALWTSFLYLPWVIKMFWGPIVDTYSSKRKWILYTQFAMFCCLGLIAFSLQLPNFFFISLATLTIGAFISATYDIATDGFYLLALSPEQQAFFVGIRSLSYRMAVIFGSGILVVLAGQLEVSLNNIPLSWTIAIGFSALILAILFISHRLFLPLPESDNQRQIQVREKIPFWSIISSYFAQDKIISILAFILLYRFGEAMLVKIASLFLLDKPEVGGLGLSTSDVGLVYGTFGVISLICGGILGGLLISKYGLKKCLFPMALALNLPDIFYVYMAYAKPSLKLIYPLVSLEQFGYGFGFTAFSVYLMYISQGEYKTSHFAISTGIMALGMMLPGLVSGYLQKSFGYPLFFLLVCLFTIPGMIAIFFIPLKEELKRQNN
- a CDS encoding BadF/BadG/BcrA/BcrD ATPase family protein is translated as MTYVLGVDGGGSKTVCVLMDDLRQVLGYGEAGPSNYQSIGIEATLKSIKSAIKNAVEAATIINTLKIDAICLGLAGVGRAADIEVVKGLVEELQNHKSLPVIWALQPENIVICNDALIALVGGIGQPVGIVVAVGTGSIVFGRNHEGHTKRVGGWGYILGDEGSAYKIAIAGMNAALKSYDGREISTSLIEGFKQHLDLESIEDLIEVVYRREWGVKQIAALAPVVDFAAASGDIVANIIIDDAVKELVKATSTVIDAIFSADSVLEVVTTGSVWRGRCKIHERFAASLLKKFPNVKVIFPRYEPAYGAGLLALQTTQN